In a genomic window of Occallatibacter riparius:
- a CDS encoding FG-GAP-like repeat-containing protein, translating into MNLLVPVLQAKEPNGALDLGIIVVPTMADAQKVLGQLKAGSNFAVLAKEKSTDATASDGGYLGKMEVSELRRELRDAVQGHALGELTGIVHLPSGFAILKVLAAPPTTEDLNPKRISSLLSTGAIRLGAQVSGFIEADTALLDYAKPADWSRDVGTVCQLRQKSLTNAQTSLADILSSPEEMRAHNFGPLEQGQAHSALAQLYEYDAQMDKAIAEWDAAYGLAVTEAPGYVPNLQESLGVSYLHRSELENDIYAGSRDLDIFPPLHPGMSYEHTEDSKKAIEYFTKYLEQTPNDLEVRWLLNLSYMTLGQYPAGVPARFLIPESDFHSSDSIGRFEDVAPAAGLNVMRAAGGVITDDFDNDGLLDIVVSSMDVCDPIRFFHNNGNGTFTDRTEQAGLMNQLGGLNVIQADYNNDGCMDLLILRGGWQFPQRKSLLRNNCNGAFTDVTDESGLGAAELTASQTGVWADFDNDGYLDLFVGNEGSGTQLFHNNGNGTFSQIGHAAGIDHTAMSKGVTAADYDHDGFVDLYVSNQNGANVLYHNNGNLTFTDVARQAGVQEPAFSFAAWFFDYDNDGWPDLWVNSYVVSMDEALKTYVGGPRNAEGLKLYRNKHDGTFEEVSKKVGMDKVFMTMGSNFGDVDNDGYLDIYLGVGQPSYAALLPHELLRNKEGKAFVDITESSGTGELHKGHGIAFADLTRQGREDIVAEIGGAVVGDKHTMRVFAAPANANDWINLRLLGVKTNREAAGAQIQVTVRNGDGAPHSIYRTVGQTSSFGGNPLEQNIGLGPHAKDVSIDIFWPTSGTHQHFTHVPPRQHLEIKEFATTYAELKEHSFRWRQAPATALASAQKNAH; encoded by the coding sequence TTGAATCTTCTTGTTCCAGTTCTGCAGGCGAAGGAGCCGAACGGAGCGCTCGATCTCGGCATCATCGTGGTACCCACCATGGCGGATGCGCAAAAGGTGTTAGGGCAGTTGAAGGCCGGTAGCAACTTCGCAGTATTGGCGAAGGAAAAATCGACCGACGCGACTGCAAGCGATGGCGGCTACCTGGGCAAGATGGAAGTGAGCGAGCTTCGCAGGGAATTGCGCGATGCAGTGCAGGGGCATGCGCTGGGAGAGCTTACCGGGATTGTGCACCTGCCCTCGGGCTTCGCGATTCTGAAGGTTCTAGCGGCTCCACCCACGACGGAGGATCTGAATCCCAAGCGGATCTCTTCCCTTCTCTCGACCGGAGCCATTCGCCTGGGCGCGCAGGTCTCGGGCTTCATTGAAGCTGATACGGCGCTGCTGGACTATGCGAAGCCGGCCGATTGGAGCCGCGATGTGGGTACGGTCTGCCAATTGCGTCAGAAATCGCTCACCAATGCGCAGACAAGCCTGGCCGACATACTGAGTTCGCCAGAGGAGATGCGCGCGCACAACTTCGGACCTCTGGAACAAGGGCAGGCGCACAGCGCGCTGGCGCAGTTGTACGAATACGACGCGCAGATGGACAAGGCAATCGCGGAGTGGGATGCAGCCTACGGGTTGGCAGTTACGGAGGCTCCGGGGTACGTTCCGAATCTGCAGGAGAGCCTGGGCGTGTCGTACCTGCATCGTTCGGAGCTGGAAAACGATATCTACGCTGGATCGCGGGATCTGGATATCTTTCCGCCGCTGCATCCGGGCATGAGTTACGAGCACACAGAAGACTCGAAGAAAGCAATCGAATACTTCACAAAGTATCTCGAGCAAACTCCGAATGACCTGGAAGTTCGGTGGCTGCTCAACCTCTCTTACATGACATTGGGCCAGTATCCGGCCGGAGTGCCGGCGCGGTTCCTGATTCCGGAGAGCGATTTTCATTCGTCGGACAGTATTGGCCGTTTTGAGGACGTCGCTCCCGCGGCTGGCCTCAACGTCATGCGCGCGGCGGGCGGCGTGATTACCGATGACTTCGACAACGATGGTCTGCTCGACATCGTGGTGTCGAGCATGGATGTGTGCGACCCCATCCGCTTCTTCCACAACAATGGAAACGGCACATTCACAGACCGCACGGAACAGGCCGGCTTGATGAATCAGCTTGGCGGGCTGAACGTCATACAGGCCGACTACAACAACGACGGCTGCATGGACCTTCTGATCCTGCGCGGCGGGTGGCAGTTTCCGCAGAGAAAGTCGCTGCTTCGCAACAACTGCAACGGGGCCTTCACCGATGTGACCGACGAGAGCGGACTGGGCGCCGCGGAGCTGACGGCAAGCCAGACCGGGGTCTGGGCGGACTTCGACAACGATGGTTACCTCGATCTGTTCGTCGGAAACGAAGGCTCCGGTACGCAACTCTTCCATAACAACGGAAACGGAACCTTCTCACAGATCGGACACGCGGCTGGCATCGATCACACCGCGATGAGCAAAGGCGTGACCGCGGCTGACTACGATCACGACGGATTTGTAGATCTCTATGTATCGAATCAAAACGGGGCCAATGTCCTCTACCACAACAACGGCAACCTGACCTTTACCGATGTGGCCAGGCAGGCGGGCGTGCAGGAACCGGCATTCAGCTTCGCGGCGTGGTTTTTCGATTACGACAACGACGGCTGGCCAGACCTGTGGGTGAACAGCTACGTGGTGTCGATGGACGAGGCGCTGAAGACGTATGTGGGAGGGCCGCGCAATGCGGAGGGGCTCAAGCTGTATCGCAACAAGCATGACGGCACGTTTGAAGAGGTCTCGAAAAAGGTAGGCATGGACAAGGTGTTCATGACGATGGGATCGAACTTTGGCGACGTGGATAACGATGGCTATCTGGATATCTATCTCGGAGTTGGCCAGCCTTCGTACGCTGCCCTGCTGCCGCACGAGCTATTGCGGAACAAGGAAGGCAAGGCGTTTGTCGACATTACCGAATCGTCGGGCACAGGTGAGTTGCACAAGGGCCACGGCATTGCGTTCGCCGATCTGACTCGGCAGGGCCGTGAGGACATTGTGGCTGAGATTGGCGGCGCGGTAGTGGGTGACAAGCACACCATGCGCGTGTTTGCTGCGCCGGCTAATGCGAACGACTGGATCAACCTTCGGCTGTTAGGCGTGAAGACGAATCGCGAAGCGGCGGGCGCTCAGATCCAGGTCACAGTGCGGAACGGCGATGGCGCGCCGCATTCGATTTATCGCACGGTGGGGCAGACGAGTTCGTTCGGCGGCAATCCGCTGGAGCAAAACATTGGATTAGGCCCTCATGCAAAAGACGTGAGCATCGACATCTTCTGGCCTACGAGCGGCACGCATCAGCACTTCACGCACGTGCCTCCGAGGCAGCATCTCGAGATCAAGGAGTTTGCCACTACCTATGCGGAGCTGAAGGAGCACTCGTTCCGGTGGCGACAGGCTCCGGCGACGGCGCTCGCTTCGGCGCAGAAGAACGCCCATTGA